One window of Candidatus Angelobacter sp. genomic DNA carries:
- a CDS encoding biopolymer transporter ExbD, with protein sequence MRRFSQRNSLVTLSDINITPLLDLAFVLLIIFVITTPLLEQSLELKLPKGGRPDRPVNERDFHTIEVGPRGIYVFDGRQMALAQVERALVADARSNPNLVLRIRADRATPFDLVFQVTDMCANNGIKVSFRSEARDNRR encoded by the coding sequence ATGCGACGCTTTTCCCAACGCAATTCGCTGGTGACGTTGAGCGACATCAACATCACGCCGCTGCTCGACCTGGCGTTCGTGTTGCTGATCATCTTCGTCATCACCACGCCCTTGCTGGAGCAAAGCCTCGAACTCAAGCTCCCCAAGGGCGGCAGGCCGGACCGGCCCGTGAACGAGAGAGACTTTCACACCATCGAAGTCGGCCCGCGGGGAATCTATGTGTTTGACGGAAGACAAATGGCGCTCGCGCAGGTGGAGAGGGCGTTGGTCGCCGACGCCCGGTCGAATCCGAACCTGGTACTGCGGATCCGCGCGGACAGGGCGACACCGTTCGATCTTGTCTTTCAAGTGACGGACATGTGCGCCAACAACGGTATCAAGGTTTCGTTCCGTTCGGAGGCCCGGGACAACAGGCGATGA
- a CDS encoding energy transducer TonB, producing the protein MNRLQKKCLMGSVALHALLCVILIVGPAFLSSKQKEFNLPILEVVPDKLTDASTYGGGNPNAKPPPASQIQPAPLPAPKPPEPEVKQPKSESKPPPEPKPAIKPEPELERAEIKHEKPKPQIKVETKIIRRPTDKAPDKTPKKSEEEDAKAQARAEAEARRRTAQQILAKLNGASERLESLSSSTKIEPLGPGGEAFANYGQAVRSIYERRWLKPPAQIEETAVVKTTILIARNGRVLSARVTGPSGNPAVDKSVRKVLDEVTLLPPFPEGSTDQTRTFDIDFELKPNRMAG; encoded by the coding sequence ATGAACCGGCTGCAAAAAAAATGCTTGATGGGATCGGTGGCCCTGCACGCGCTGCTCTGCGTGATTTTGATTGTCGGGCCGGCGTTCCTGTCCTCGAAGCAAAAGGAATTCAATCTCCCGATTCTTGAAGTCGTTCCTGACAAACTGACGGACGCGTCGACTTATGGAGGCGGGAATCCGAACGCAAAGCCGCCGCCGGCTTCACAAATCCAACCCGCTCCATTGCCAGCGCCGAAACCCCCGGAGCCGGAGGTGAAACAGCCCAAATCCGAAAGCAAACCTCCACCGGAACCAAAGCCGGCAATTAAACCCGAGCCCGAACTCGAGCGCGCGGAGATCAAACACGAAAAGCCGAAGCCCCAAATCAAAGTCGAAACAAAGATCATCAGGCGGCCGACGGACAAGGCACCTGATAAAACTCCGAAGAAATCGGAGGAAGAAGATGCGAAGGCCCAGGCGCGGGCAGAAGCTGAAGCGCGGCGTCGCACGGCACAGCAGATTCTCGCCAAACTGAACGGGGCGTCCGAACGATTGGAGAGCCTTTCCTCCTCCACCAAGATTGAGCCGCTGGGACCTGGCGGTGAGGCGTTTGCCAACTATGGCCAGGCCGTCAGAAGCATTTACGAGCGGAGATGGCTTAAGCCACCAGCCCAGATTGAAGAGACGGCTGTTGTCAAAACGACAATCCTGATCGCCCGGAATGGCAGGGTTCTCTCGGCCAGAGTCACCGGCCCGTCCGGAAATCCGGCCGTGGACAAATCAGTACGGAAAGTGTTGGATGAGGTGACGCTGCTGCCGCCGTTCCCGGAGGGAAGCACAGACCAGACCCGTACGTTTGACATCGACTTTGAACTTAAACCCAATCGCATGGCTGGATGA
- a CDS encoding biopolymer transporter Tol yields MTALRNTLLVLLTIAFAGRAAAAEKLVVSGVADPSQLVPVSIEGYSGEALSVLRFDLEVAGCKITGAEEAVLRISGNNGPNLVGRVTDRNRASLLAKEYTGGSLRLQAHTFADDIVALLGRQGIARTKIAFKAEQGQNSEICVADYDGHNAILVTQDHTITRDPTWVPGRRVLYYTSYKAGNPDVYVHDLQSGTRRAFARYPGMNAGAVASPDGRRVALVLSKGGSPDIYVCDADGGNLRQLTRTREDESSPCWSPDGRTICFNSKSGGRAALYLISAEGGSMRRLRTDGAINCTEPDWSPDGKTIVFTANMGGFQICTVPAGGGSVTSLVAGEDPSWASNSRTVIFTRNRVKGRGVVSLLDVPTKQTKDIQQTSGSCSQPCWAR; encoded by the coding sequence ATGACTGCACTTCGCAACACGCTGCTCGTTCTGCTGACAATCGCTTTCGCTGGCAGGGCCGCCGCTGCCGAAAAGTTGGTGGTCAGCGGTGTGGCTGACCCCTCGCAACTCGTTCCCGTTTCGATCGAAGGTTATTCCGGTGAAGCGCTGTCCGTGTTGCGGTTCGATCTGGAAGTTGCCGGCTGCAAAATCACCGGCGCCGAGGAGGCGGTGCTTCGGATTTCGGGAAACAACGGTCCAAACCTGGTGGGCCGGGTGACGGACCGAAACCGGGCCTCGCTGCTGGCCAAGGAATACACCGGCGGGTCACTGCGGCTGCAGGCACACACTTTTGCCGATGACATCGTGGCGCTCCTGGGGAGACAAGGGATTGCCCGGACGAAGATTGCGTTCAAAGCGGAGCAAGGGCAGAACAGCGAAATCTGCGTCGCGGATTATGATGGGCACAATGCCATCCTGGTCACGCAGGACCACACCATCACGCGCGATCCGACCTGGGTACCCGGTCGGCGGGTCCTCTACTACACTTCGTACAAAGCCGGCAACCCGGACGTCTATGTGCATGACCTGCAGAGCGGCACCCGGCGCGCGTTTGCCCGTTATCCCGGCATGAACGCGGGCGCGGTCGCTTCGCCGGACGGCCGGCGTGTGGCGCTGGTGTTGAGCAAGGGCGGCAGCCCGGACATTTATGTGTGCGACGCTGACGGCGGCAACCTGAGGCAATTGACCCGGACACGGGAGGACGAATCTTCGCCGTGCTGGTCGCCGGACGGCAGGACGATTTGTTTCAACTCCAAATCCGGCGGTCGGGCGGCGTTGTATTTAATTTCGGCAGAGGGCGGTTCGATGCGTCGTCTGCGGACCGATGGTGCCATCAATTGCACGGAGCCGGATTGGTCACCAGACGGGAAGACGATTGTTTTTACCGCCAACATGGGCGGTTTCCAGATTTGCACGGTACCAGCCGGTGGAGGATCAGTGACATCATTGGTCGCCGGAGAAGATCCCTCGTGGGCGTCCAATTCGCGCACGGTGATCTTTACGCGGAACCGTGTGAAAGGCAGAGGAGTAGTCTCTTTGCTTGACGTGCCCACCAAACAAACTAAGGATATTCAACAAACTTCAGGAAGCTGTTCCCAGCCCTGTTGGGCCAGATGA
- a CDS encoding OmpA family protein, whose product MKHAKFLNLFVATLVLSLGITGCKHKPKDTTPILGRTGQVGDGSKPFPSEAGTGTKIDDAQSVKPIDTTAGGIGQNVRFDPGSMNQDPGRFAANTVYFDFDRATIKPSETSKIDDVVKYLQGNPTHAMQIEGHCDERGTEQYNLSLGERRALAVREYLVTAGIQPDRVFTISYGEARPAESGHNEAAWSKNRRGAFVLLTPK is encoded by the coding sequence ATGAAACACGCTAAATTTTTAAACCTCTTTGTCGCAACGCTGGTTTTGTCATTGGGCATCACGGGCTGCAAACACAAGCCAAAGGACACGACCCCAATTCTAGGTCGGACCGGACAGGTTGGCGACGGCTCAAAGCCATTTCCGAGTGAAGCAGGGACCGGGACAAAAATTGACGACGCTCAAAGCGTCAAACCGATCGACACAACCGCGGGCGGCATCGGACAGAATGTGCGTTTTGATCCCGGGTCGATGAACCAAGACCCCGGCCGTTTTGCCGCCAACACGGTTTATTTTGATTTCGACCGCGCGACGATCAAGCCGAGCGAGACAAGCAAGATCGATGACGTGGTCAAATACCTGCAAGGGAACCCCACGCACGCGATGCAGATCGAAGGCCATTGCGATGAGCGCGGGACCGAGCAATACAACCTCTCCCTTGGTGAACGCCGCGCGCTCGCGGTTCGCGAGTATCTGGTCACTGCCGGCATCCAGCCCGATCGTGTTTTCACCATCAGCTATGGCGAAGCGCGTCCGGCAGAGTCAGGCCACAACGAAGCGGCCTGGTCGAAGAACCGGCGCGGCGCGTTCGTGTTGCTGACGCCCAAGTAA
- the tatA gene encoding twin-arginine translocase TatA/TatE family subunit encodes MNIMLALFDLGGGQIVLILLLVLIFFGARKLPELAKGLGQGIKEFKKATREVSDEIQHSMDDHGNAAPPPKRADLEQKKISEPGEADKVSAVPQSAEHKS; translated from the coding sequence ATGAACATAATGTTAGCTCTGTTTGATTTGGGCGGTGGTCAGATCGTTCTGATCCTCCTGCTCGTGCTGATTTTCTTTGGGGCCAGAAAACTGCCGGAACTGGCCAAGGGGTTGGGGCAGGGCATCAAGGAATTCAAGAAAGCGACGCGCGAAGTGAGCGACGAGATACAGCATTCGATGGATGACCATGGCAATGCCGCGCCTCCGCCGAAGCGGGCCGATCTCGAGCAAAAGAAAATTTCCGAACCGGGCGAAGCAGACAAGGTTTCCGCAGTGCCTCAATCGGCCGAACACAAGTCTTGA